The stretch of DNA CTGACCATCGCCTCCTATTCCACCTCCACAAGCAAGTACGTGCTCTTCCCTCCTTGGTCTCCATCTACCTCTGCGCGCTTGTGCTTGAGACTTCAGATGTGATTGTGTTTGTGTGGCGATGCAGAGGTTCGTAGAGCTGGTGAGGAGAGGCACGGAGGCGGACAGGAAGGCCGCGCTCGACTGCCTACGCACGGCGCTCGCACCCTGTGCGCTCGACGCCTACCCGGtgagtgctgctgctgctgctacgacTCCCCTTCTCTCACCTGAGCCTGGTGTTTGGGCGTCAAATTGATGTACTTGATGCGAATTTAGTGTTGGGATTATGTACTGAACCTTAGTGAGTGACTCATGGCATGCTGAGAATGTGTCGAATTGAGTAAAAAGTTCTGCATGTTTATGCTATTTAATCATGACACAGGAATAGTGTTCAAAATCTGTGGGAATTGCCAGGCTTGCTGTTTTTCGACCTTATGTTTGAACCTGCAGTTGTGGGTCTATATATTGGGAGAATTAATTTGTTTCACCATTGTTTCAATTGGCACACGGATTTGGGTGTCTGATTcgacccaaaaaaaaaggacaTGAGAAATACTGCTGGGAGTCAGAATCTGACGAAGATTTACCTGTATCCGACTTGGATTTGGGCTATCCACTTATTTATGTTAGCATCTTCTATTTAGAACATGCGTGGTAGAGTAGCACTGGTAACATGATTAATCTTTATGAAATCCATTTTTTGAAGATCCCTACTGCAATTGATAATTGGCCCTACAGTTAACCCATTACTGTAAAAATGATCGAATATTCATGGAAAGCTGGGAGATAATTCATTGACACTGTTTTCAAATAGCTCTATTCTATTACTGCCTTGGATGCTTTTTGAAACATGTCATGGGCTCATGGCTAAGTGGTAAGTCATCAGATCATTAGTTTGTGACTGCCAATTCTAAGGCAGGCATGCTTATGTTTTTGTTTTGTCATCAAGATAACTTCATCATGAAAcgttaattttttaaaaaaaatttatgggTTATAGCCATGGAATCCCAGCTTTCAAATACTTGCTCTTTCTTTAGGCTTAAGGATTTAAATCCACACAATTGCCTTTTTTTGCTTTTTCATTAGGTTTATTTGTTACTAAGGTTTACTATTGAAAGTTAACATGCCCTTTTAAGAATACAATTGTACTGGTAAAATATTAGGTTTTCAGATTGCTAGTGGATCTTCATCGGACTGACACTGCAATTTAAGGACAATTGAGATATATCTATCTGCTACTGGACCCTCTTCTATGCAAGATAACTATGTCACTCCAGGTTGCCCTCATTACCGAGAACCATGCAAGATAACTGAGATGCTGGACCAATTAGTGGGGAAGAGCTCCTATTGGTCCTTCAATTTAATTGGGATTTCCCTGCTGCTCCCGTTATTTCCTGTTCAAACCTGGGGAAAGCAAATTTCAATTGTATTGGACAACCATAAATCAAGCATAAGTACCAAAAAAGCTTCGTGCACCACCTAGAATACATTAAACAGCTAAATCTGATTGTTTCAGTTCCTATGCATTGAGATGAAAACTTAGGATGCCTTAATAAGCACATTTATTCTAGCATTTTCCTTGAAGTTTCTTTGTGCTGGTTTGGATCTTGCATACTGAATATTGATATGTTACTGAATGTTGATATGTTGGTATGCTCTGAAGGAAGCTTATGAGGAGTTCAAGCATATAATGCTTGTTTTAATATATGAAAAAGATGATCAATTCTCCCCAGTTGTCAATGAGGTATGCAGGGCCTTTTATGTCCATATTACGCTGGTGTTATAGCTGAGAATAATGTCATGGCTATGTTAATTATTTTTACCTTTTATGTTTAATATAATTACTTTAGAAGGTGCATATCAATTTACACCAATTATTAGAGTCAAGCTGAAAGCTTTAATTTTTCTTGATAAGGAATTTTAACTGCATGACTTCCTTAAGAATTTAAGTTGCTTTCATTGTCATTCTGTTAATTGATAGTATGCTTCTTGGCACTTGAACATGAATTCCTTAACAATGAAATACTACGGTTTTTGCTTATTCGAACATCTATGTTAGGAAATATGCTTTTTGCTTCTTGAACATCTGTTTCTCAACTTTCGAGTGGTCGGCAGTTCTTGTCGCGCTGTAGACAAGTTCCTTCAGTTTCTCATATGAATCATTTCTTCCTTCTGAAACCTTTTGCTCTACAGTGGTCTATAAAGAGGAGGTTTGAACTTGCTGGTTTGCTATCATCCATACTAAGAGCCCATTTACGAGCTTATGATCCTATTTTGTCAATGACCTTAAGATACTTAATAAGGTACCTTGTACTCCTGTCTTTTTAAAACATAGCTGGTTATCCTACCTTCCTATGCCACTCTAACAATCTTACAACACTTGAATAGCATTCACAAGGTATATTGCATGCGTGAAGGAATTTCATCACCTATATCTGATCTTACTGAGCGATTGCTCTTTGAGGATCGTGATCCACCTGTGGTTCCTCAGGAATGCTCACTAGAAGCACCGCCATTTGATGAGGCAAGCACTTCTCATTAAATATTAAGTACACTGTGCACTTTGCACCAGTTTTTGATATTTGGATATTAGGTTGATGTTCAAGCCCTAGCGCATGCTGTGGAGTTGACAAGACAAGGTGCTGTTGATAGCTTGAAGTTTACAAAAGGAGATTTATATCAAGCATTTCAGGTTGTATTACTATTTCAAAATTTAGATATGAAATTATCCATATGATAATGGAAGTTGTGTTGCCATTTGTCTTGATTTCTATTAAACTTACAACATTTAGTTTTCAGCTTAAGCAACAGAGTTGATCTTCTTAATGGGTTGTTAGTTTTCAGGCTTTGTTATAAACGTTGGGAGATACATATTTATTTAGTCTgtttttcaaaattttggaaGCAGAACTTCATATGCCAGAAATCCATGTTTTCCCTTTAagaacttaattcctatgccaTGAACCCTGTGGCAGTATGGACTCTTTTGCTCTACAGTGGTCTGTAACAGGAGCTTTGTCTACTTTTCTGAGAATCATACTGCACCTTTCTGGTGTTCTGGGGATCATACGTACCTTTCTGAGATGAGATTTTATTGACTTTATGAGTTCTACTTCGTGTTGGCCTCAAGTTTCTTCTTTCTCTTACACACTTGCCTTTGTAATTATAACACACTGCACATTCTGCCCTTTACAACCACTGTGTAGTACACCTGTATGTATGCATGGCTGTTAGATTGGTGTAAGATGGTCGTCATGAATGGAGAGGGCCAAGATGCTGATTTAACAGCATTACAGGAGAGTGGATAGGTTGGAGTCCGTTCTTCTGTTTGAAGTTGTCTATCAATTTTAAAGTTCTCGAAAGTATAAAGATAAATTTACATGTAAAGGTTATGTATCTCCCAACCCTATGTTGAGGGGCTAAAGTATTACATGACATGCTTCCTCTGCATTTCATTGAATAAGGGTATATCATGTATCCAGCAGTTAATTTGATGGAAAACTTGTAGTTTGCACCTTGACCATTGAGTAAACAATTGTATGTCTCACAGTATGATCATCATTTGTTGGCTTATTACTTGAGACAGTATGAACCTCCTGTTTGCTTAAATTTTATGTTTCAGTAGTATTTCTTTCTTGCCTCCTTGGTTTAATTCCCATTAATTTAAGCTTACCTCTGTAAACATGGCAGAATGAATTGTGCCGAAGGAAATTGGACCTGACACTTCTGGATAAACTTGTACACGAGTATTGTATATACAGGGGCATAGTTGAAGGTGGTTCCCGTATTCTTCCTGGTAAATGGCTGGGCATAATACTATAGCCTGCAAGCAAATTTGGTTGCTACAAATGTCAAATAAGCAATTTTCTGTTAGAAAAAGATTTCTAGTGTAGCACTAATGAATTGTCTCTCTTATATTTGTAGGGATTTCTGAATTGAAATGTAGTCAAAACAATAATTCCAATAACGAAACAGTGTCTGAATGTGAAATGGCTAATAATCAGAATGGAGATTGTAGCACCAGTGATATATCCCGGGATGATTCTTGGTCCAGAAGGTTACGTAGGGTTAGAAGTAGTACATCTGAGCAGCAAAGACGAAAGAGATGGAGAGGACGGGTAGATGATCTAGATTATGCTTGTGAAGccttgttggatgcaaataagCATGATAGCTCGTCTCCTGCCCTTGACATGGACGAAGATAATGTGGTTGACCAACAGGTGAACTTTATAATTCATTTTTCCCTGCCTGGAAACTAGATTGTTGATAGAAAGTTATTGATGATTATACACCCTTCTATAGGACTTGGTGGCGAATTCTAATACGCCTAATACAAGAAACATGGATGATCAGAAATACGAAGTTGTTCTGGAGATGCAGGATCTCACACGAAAAGGGATGGCTTCCAAAGTTGTTGAGAAAATAAGCACTATAGATCCTGAGTTCTTTCCACAAAACCCTATTCTTCTGTTTCAGTTGAAACAGGTGAGGCTCTACATGAGAACCAGCACCTATCTGAGGCTCTGCTAGGAACTGTTATGCACTTAATTATTTTTTCCATTTCAGGTTGAATTTCTTAAGCTAGTGGCTTTTGGTGATCATGTTGCTGCTCTCAAGGTAGCATCCACTCATTTGGGACCTCTTGCTGCTAATAACCAAGCTTTGCTGAAGCCCTTGAAGGAGACTTTGGTAACATTGATTAAACCCAATGAAGATGTACTGAATGGAGTATCTTTGCCGGTTCTTGCAAGTTCTCTCCAGGTTTGTCCAGTGTTTCCGGattgtgacttgtgaatcaataCTGCTTCTGTGGTAGACTAGAATTAACATTAATAGGAATATTTACTTggctagagttttttttttcttcaatcgAAGTTAGAGAAAATGAGGCTTGACTATGTTTGTCTAGAGTAAAGTTGGATGGTATCAGAACATGCTTTCTTTTATAGGTTGCAATGAGCAGGAGCCTTGGTATTAAAGAACCCCAGCTAATGAAGATAGTCAGAGCAGCAATCCATACACACACTGAATGGTTTAAGCTTCAGATGTGCAAGGACCGATTTGAGCACTTTTTGAAGATTGATTCTCTGAAAGAGGTTGATCCACCAGTGGGGAGTTGCAGTATGTCCAAGGGCCATACAGATGAATGTGGCAATGGATCATCTCAAATCACAACATGTTCAAGCGGCAAGGTGCCAGATGAAGGTAGCAGCCCTCAGGTCTCATCAGAACCTGCCTGCGATGAAAATGCTATACTGAAGGTTATGGTAAGTAGTACTCCTACTCCCTCTGCATTTTTCAGATAGATTGATGAGATGGATGGAAAGACTAAACTATACTTGGTTAACTTCCATGTCTATCGTATCACTAATGACACGTGTGGTAGAACTGCCTAAATCCAGCTTAAGTGCATTGACCATCATCTTTAAAACTAATCTGGTCCatatgcacttaaaacggtataATCTTGACATTCTGTCAGGTAAATCCCGATTCAACCACTGTAATCATGGATCAAAACatacactggaagtctcgcacgaagacgagcacagatgatacaAACATACATAGATTCTCAAATTAATTACCACAGTCTTACAATTAAGTTTGAAACACAATTTAACAGAGTTCAGCATGTAGAGGAAATTTAAATAGGAGTGGGCGCTTGGGCGGGTGCCGGGTGGGAAGTGGAGTGGCGGCCGGGAATGGGAGTCTGGTGGGGGAACTGGGAGGTGGGATGACTTGAGGTTAGCTAGGGTTGGGCCGGCTTGGGCCTTGGCCAGCTGGGCTACATTTGTCATGGGCTCGGTTCTTCGGTTAACCGAGCCTAGGAATCGGATGGACCGAGTAACTTCGGTTCCTTAGAACTAGGTACAGAAGCAGAACTGAATTTCATCGGTTTCGATTCTTTCGGTTCCAGTTCTCGGTTCTTTTGGTTCGGTTCTCAGCTCTCGGTTATATTTGCCCAGCCTGAGGGCCCCATGGtcagaggggggagggggcggccatCATGGCCAGGTTGGGGCCATGGCTTGCAGTTGGCCATCGGCTCCTGTCGGCAGCGTGGCCGACCAGCTGCGGGGCAGGGTGGATCCGCAGCTAGCTTGCCCGAGTGGAGCCGCGGCGCTTGTGCGGCGTCTGACGACGAGCGCACGGTGGTGGTGTCTTGGTCACAGTGGCGCAGCCATGCTCCGGCGCGGGAAACAGCAGGGAGGCAGGCTGGATTGGTTGAGGGGCTCACCATAAATTTGCTTTGTAGGtcggagggagaagaggagTGCTGGAGGAGGGTTGTTGATAGGCGGGTGGAGCTCCAATGGCGGCCGACTGGTGCAGTGTAGAATATGATGGCCGGGAAACGGACGGAAATGGTCGGGTGAGTGGCGTGAAAGGTGGAGGGGTGGTGAGGCTTGGTGTGCGAGGAATCAGAAGGGGATAGGGCGTGGCTGGCGGTTTTCGGCTGGCGACGGAGGTGCTGCTCAGTCCGAGGAAGAAGTGGAAACCTTAGGGGCGAAGGAATGGGAGGAGGCGCTGGGAGGTGATAAGGCGCATGTGGAAGGCAAAATAGGTTGAGGCCAGGGTCAAGCCGTCTTTGCCGGTATGCCGGCGAGCGAGGATGTGGTAGATGTGCTCTGCCTAGTCGGGGGAAGAGGTGGTAGTTGGCCTGCAAGGGGTTCGAGTCGACCCCTTTGTGAATTCGCCCCGCCCCTAGATTTGAGCGATGGATCGAAGCGGATCAATCCGGAATAAAATAGGTGCGATACGGACCGTGACACCATCGTCCCCGGTTCAACCCGATCCTCTTTCTGCTTCCCATTGTCACTGCCTCCACCTGCAAATCCAAGTTTCCACCACCGCCTGCCTCCACCTGCAAATCCAATTTGCCACCACCGCCTGGCAGATCCGGCTCCCAGCTGACTTTGTTGGCACGTGCGTCGTGGGCAGCCGGCAGCCTGCAACTAGCACTAGCACACAGCAGCTTGAGAGGGTCGGCCCCGGATATCCACAGGTCTGGCAGGGCAGCGGTGCCATTGAAGCGGTTCGATCCACGAACCTTTTTTAGCACAGTAGGAGCGACGGGTCATTTCCAGGAGCGCTCCAAACCGCACCCTTTGCAGGTTGAGGTGGAAGAGAGAGGGACGCTGTCGTCAAACGAAGTTTGACTAGCAAAAACTCCAAAATTTAGATTGAAACTTGAAAAACAgccaacacgaaagttgtagaggaagaaaagatctacaaGATTGATGTTggacaaaaattgatttgagctCTAGATTTGAGAGAAAACGGGGTTTAAAGGTCAGCCCaggttcaaaattcaaaatcagCATAACAGGGGTTTACCAGATTATGGCTGTGGTTTGGAACCATTAAACAAAGTTTTCACTAAAAATAAAACATGCCACATTGAAGTACTAACATTGGACTACAAGTTTTACATTGGTCAAAGTTTAAGTGTTTAGGCAAAATAATTATTAACATGCCTCAAAGATGGTTAATTTTCCAGCCTAAAACACATAAATATAGAGTAATGACAACTGGGTTAATCATTAGCAAGAATTGCACACAATTAATTTGAATGCATGTCatgacatgaaatttaaaatgtAATTATGCATGCATGATTAAAGCTAATGAGAATGTTTATGCCCATGGTTAGCGACTAATGCAAAAGAttaacaccggaggtgttacaaCACGCTACTTCCATGGCTGCGCTAGCCGCTTTAATTTGCATAGCGCTACAGCTGCTTTCTATATTACCTTAGTTAGATGCTAGATTTACACCAGACAAATAATCATCTCTTGCCAATACGGTTCAATTGGATCCTGGTTCCACTATTGCTGATCTGTGGGTGCCATGCGAAAATCAGGATTACAGGAACATGCAATCTTTATTCACCAGCAAATTCTTGCCGCCAAATTAGCCATGCACCAAAAGGTGGTATTTTGGTCTGTTCATATGTAAAGTGGGGTGGGGAACTCAAAATGGAGCTCtatttgggacaaattttgaactttAACATTGCTATATTCTGGGACAGGGAGTATAAGAGGATGAGCATGGTGAGGCTGCAAGTTTGATTTTCTTGCCTAGCCTTTATTTTGTGGGCTTGCCTCACTTCCACTAGAGTAGCTTTCTATGCCCCCTCTTGAAGGGAAAATAGCAACGTACCCTCTTAGTGAGGTTTGCTATAAACACTTGATTAGGAAAACTTATTACAGTGTTCCTCTATTTGCACCATTTACTGTATCTCTAACTCATATGGGGTTTGCAGTGTAGTCTAGCAAACTGTTTTCATATGTGCAATTTTTGCTTTTGTGGCCAGTTAGCCATTGCTCAGGTTTTATCTTAAGGTCAGGCTTCAAAATGTTTCAGTTTCTAGCTTTGTTTCATATCTGCCGTGGTGTCCTTAAAAGTTCCCCCTAAGAGGGAAACTGGGATTTTTCATCTCAATTCCTTAAAACTGAGTGGAAATTTGTTGCCTTGTTGGACTAGCTAATTTCTTCCTTTTGGTGTCAGATGAGCATGATTAGGTATCAACAACTAAGTTTTATTTATGACTCTGACCACATTTGTTTAGTTATGAATTTATCGTCTCCTTATTTGTATATGATTCATTCATGATTCCATCCTTATTTTTTTAGGAATTTCTTGCCTTGCCGAGGGCTGACGCCATCCAACTCCTTATGCAGTACAATGGAAATGCAGAGACAGTCATCCAACAGATCTTTCAATAGTGCTTACTGTAAAAAGATGCCACATACGTTTTGCTTGTTTCGAAACAAAATTCTTTGTGAATACTTTTCTTGTACAGGAGGTTCTTACAGAACTAGGCTACGTTCCCTTTTCCTGTATATTTGCTCATCACTTCATCCGTGTAACACCAAAGAATAACATAAAGGAAATCAAATAACAGTTCTCAAGCAAGTCACCAAAGAATAATGGGGATATTTATGGAGT from Panicum virgatum strain AP13 chromosome 9K, P.virgatum_v5, whole genome shotgun sequence encodes:
- the LOC120651191 gene encoding uncharacterized protein LOC120651191 isoform X1 — protein: MDSPPSLPPLNSLPPVNWDALDALVLDFARSDRLVVPPHADAADATCPSPPSSPSSCTTTATSSVPSSSSSSSSSYRSRLLILRARRALEAGDVDAALALLRAHAPAALADHRLLFHLHKQRFVELVRRGTEADRKAALDCLRTALAPCALDAYPEAYEEFKHIMLVLIYEKDDQFSPVVNEWSIKRRFELAGLLSSILRAHLRAYDPILSMTLRYLISIHKVYCMREGISSPISDLTERLLFEDRDPPVVPQECSLEAPPFDEVDVQALAHAVELTRQGAVDSLKFTKGDLYQAFQNELCRRKLDLTLLDKLVHEYCIYRGIVEGGSRILPGISELKCSQNNNSNNETVSECEMANNQNGDCSTSDISRDDSWSRRLRRVRSSTSEQQRRKRWRGRVDDLDYACEALLDANKHDSSSPALDMDEDNVVDQQDLVANSNTPNTRNMDDQKYEVVLEMQDLTRKGMASKVVEKISTIDPEFFPQNPILLFQLKQVEFLKLVAFGDHVAALKVASTHLGPLAANNQALLKPLKETLVTLIKPNEDVLNGVSLPVLASSLQVAMSRSLGIKEPQLMKIVRAAIHTHTEWFKLQMCKDRFEHFLKIDSLKEVDPPVGSCSMSKGHTDECGNGSSQITTCSSGKVPDEGSSPQVSSEPACDENAILKVMEFLALPRADAIQLLMQYNGNAETVIQQIFQ
- the LOC120651191 gene encoding uncharacterized protein LOC120651191 isoform X2, yielding MDSPPSLPPLNSLPPVNWDALDALVLDFARSDRLVVPPHADAADATCPSPPSSPSSCTTTATSSVPSSSSSSSSSYRSRLLILRARRALEAGDVDAALALLRAHAPAALADHRLLFHLHKQRFVELVRRGTEADRKAALDCLRTALAPCALDAYPEAYEEFKHIMLVLIYEKDDQFSPVVNEWSIKRRFELAGLLSSILRAHLRAYDPILSMTLRYLISIHKVYCMREGISSPISDLTERLLFEDRDPPVVPQECSLEAPPFDEVDVQALAHAVELTRQGAVDSLKFTKGDLYQAFQNELCRRKLDLTLLDKLVHEYCIYRGIVEGISELKCSQNNNSNNETVSECEMANNQNGDCSTSDISRDDSWSRRLRRVRSSTSEQQRRKRWRGRVDDLDYACEALLDANKHDSSSPALDMDEDNVVDQQDLVANSNTPNTRNMDDQKYEVVLEMQDLTRKGMASKVVEKISTIDPEFFPQNPILLFQLKQVEFLKLVAFGDHVAALKVASTHLGPLAANNQALLKPLKETLVTLIKPNEDVLNGVSLPVLASSLQVAMSRSLGIKEPQLMKIVRAAIHTHTEWFKLQMCKDRFEHFLKIDSLKEVDPPVGSCSMSKGHTDECGNGSSQITTCSSGKVPDEGSSPQVSSEPACDENAILKVMEFLALPRADAIQLLMQYNGNAETVIQQIFQ